The following coding sequences are from one Sesamum indicum cultivar Zhongzhi No. 13 linkage group LG11, S_indicum_v1.0, whole genome shotgun sequence window:
- the LOC105174729 gene encoding wall-associated receptor kinase 2-like codes for MIRSFLLCSLFFHFIWLQTGLPASNKTNRGRPPTTITKGVNITKPGCQRKCGNLTVPYPFGVGIGSGCSIDPWFDINCNATFNPPKPFTAKGSLEVIEISDSQMRVKNLVAVNCYNQLGNLTMQNPSLRISLPPTFTFSDVNKFTIVGCDDLALISGRDGSNFTSGCFSLCSAREDLLDGYCTGIGCCQTSIPKGLQSFAALLGSVGYHTDVWSFNPCGYTFLAEEESYTFHPSDLQDDTFKNRTIENVPIVLDWVIGNISCTEAQKANAFTCRENSICTDSDTRLGGYRCSCFEGYEGNPYLEPGCKDTNECESSPCDPQGFCTNTPGSFICSCPHGFIGDGKKDGRGCIKQTSPFPAMKFSLGLGFGFLALIIGVTWIYFSIQKRKLIRLRQKFFQQNGGLLLTQQLSSNDGSLESAKIFSAEELEKATDNYSEDRVLGQGGYGTVYKGILSDHRVVAIKKSRIMDQSQIEVFINEVVILTQINHRNVVKLLGCCLETEVPLLVYEYVSNGTLFHHIHNSRTTPWFSWENRLRIATEAAGALAYLHSAAAMPIIHRDVKSPNILLDEYYTAKISDFGASRLVPIDRTQVTTLVQGTLGYLDPEYFHTSQLTEKSDVYSFGVVLAELLTGRKPLSTETSEEERNLATYFIVSIKENRLFQIIEPRLLREGSLEQITAVAELVKRCLKLNGEKRPTMKDVAMELERLRKYNLRSDQQEENSEVNMAFTADQQLDLYPVPANPQFSTGEYSGQYSLDTQFLLAINSPR; via the exons ATGATAAGAAGCTTTCTTCTCTGTTCTCTTTTCTTCCATTTCATATGGCTTCAAACGGGGTTACCGGCTTCTAATAAAACCAACAGAGGTAGACCTCCCACAACCATCACAAAGGGTGTCAACATAACTAAACCAGGCTGCCAACGCAAATGTGGAAATTTAACTGTTCCATATCCATTTGGCGTTGGCATCGGCTCAGGCTGTTCCATAGACCCTTGGTTTGATATCAACTGCAATGCTACTTTCAACCCTCCCAAGCCCTTTACTGCAAAAGGATCTCTTGAAGTTATTGAGATATCAGACTCCCAAATGCGGGTTAAAAACTTGGTTGCTGTGAACTGCTACAATCAGCTTGGCAACTTGACCATGCAAAATCCAAGTCTGAGAATCAGCTTACCTCCAACTTTCACGTTTTCTGATGTAAATAAGTTCACGATTGTAGGATGTGATGATCTCGCCTTAATATCAGGAAGGGACGGGAGTAATTTCACCAGTGGTTGTTTTTCCCTTTGTTCTGCAAGAGAGGATCTTCTTGATGGTTATTGCACAGGAATAGGCTGTTGCCAGACCTCAATACCAAAGGGTCTACAGAGTTTCGCTGCTTTATTAGGCAGCGTTGGTTATCACACCGATGTGTGGTCCTTCAACCCTTGTGGCTACACCTTTCTTGCAGAGGAGGAGAGCTACACATTTCATCCATCTGATCTCCAAGATGATACGTTTAAAAACAGAACCATAGAAAATGTGCCAATAGTCCTGGACTGGGTGATTGGGAATATAAGTTGCACTGAAGCGCAGAAAGCCAATGCTTTCACATGTCGTGAGAACAGTATATGCACTGATTCTGACACCCGTCTTGGAGGGTATCGATGCAGCTGCTTTGAGGGATACGAAGGCAATCCATATCTCGAGCCAGGCTGCAAAG ACACAAATGAATGTGAGAGTAGTCCATGTGATCCACAAGGGTTTTGCACCAACACTCCTGGTAGTTTTATCTGTTCCTGTCCACATGGATTCATCGGTGATGGCAAAAAAGATGGGCGTGGCTGCATTAAACAGACCTCACCTTTCCCAGCAATGAAGTTCTCGTTAG GTTTAGGTTTTGGGTTCTTGGCTTTGATAATTGGCGTTACTTGGATATATTTCAGCATccagaaaagaaaacttattAGACTCAGACAGAAATTCTTCCAGCAAAACGGCGGATTGTTACTGACGCAACAACTTTCTTCTAATGATGGTAGTTTGGAATCAGCTAAAATTTTTTCTGCTGAAGAGCTTGAGAAGGCCACCGACAACTATTCCGAAGATCGCGTACTTGGTCAAGGGGGCTATGGAACAGTTTACAAAGGGATTCTGAGCGATCATCGTGTAGTTGCTATAAAAAAGTCCAGAATCATGGATCAGAGTCAAATAGAGGTATTCATCAATGAGGTGGTTATTCTGACTCAGATTAATCACAGAAATGTGGTTAAACTCTTGGGATGTTGTTTGGAGACAGAAGTCCCTTTGCTAGTATACGAATACGTCTCAAATGGCACACTATTTCACCACATCCACAATAGTAGAACAACGCCATGGTTCTCTTGGGAAAATCGGCTTAGAATCGCCACAGAGGCTGCTGGTGCACTTGCCTATCTTCATTCTGCAGCAGCTATGCCGATTATTCATAGAGATGTCAAGTCTCCCAATATATTGTTAGACGAGTATTACACGGCCAAAATATCAGATTTTGGAGCATCAAGATTGGTGCCTATTGATCGAACACAAGTGACCACTCTTGTACAGGGAACCTTGGGTTATCTTGATCCTGAGTATTTCCATACAAGCCAATTGACAGAGAAAAGTGATGTTTATAGCTTTGGTGTAGTTCTGGCTGAGCTCCTGACAGGGAGAAAACCTCTTTCTACAGAGACAagtgaagaagaaaggaaCCTGGCAACTTACTTTATAGTATCCATTAAGGAAAATCGCCTGTTCCAAATTATCGAGCCCAGACTTCTGAGAGAAGGCAGTTTGGAGCAAATCACTGCAGTGGCTGAGCTTGTTAAGAGATGTCTCAAGTTAAATGGTGAGAAAAGGCCAACGATGAAAGATGTAGCAATGGAATTGGAAAGGTTGAGAAAGTATAATCTACGTTCAGACCAACAGGAAGAAAACTCTGAAGTGAACATGGCATTTACAGCTGATCAGCAACTTGATTTGTATCCAGTTCCAGCAAATCCTCAGTTCAGCACTGGGGAGTACTCTGGACAGTATAGTTTGGACACCCAGTTTTTACTTGCAATCAATAGCCCTCGCTAA